A genomic window from Sulfurimonas paralvinellae includes:
- a CDS encoding proton-conducting transporter membrane subunit: MFVFDTLSLVFVALILLGAVPNIFYSSGYLPHIERKAHYQLHYFAFIISMLGVVVSANALVFLFFWELMSLTSWQLILTETKEKATIKAARFYFIMTHFGFLFLLLFFLIVTDGDLEMSFASMKLIASHFAYPTLLFFFLVLGFLSKAGAVPLHVWLPYAHPQAPSPVSALMSGVMLKVAIYGMFRFLFDVLYPWPLEWGIVILTIGALSSLVGVLYALSEHDIKALLANHSIENIGIILIGFGMGMIFDTLGLHTLSTFAFIAALFHTFNHMSFKSLLFMGAGSVLHQTHTKNMEKYGGLIKTMPITALTFLIAAVSISALPPSNGFLSEWMIFQSMLSSSHIDNISLKLAIPFAIFALAMTGGLAIACFVKAYGITFLGLHRSTNAKHAHEVNFLMKSGMILMTFVVLSLMLFTPYYMEYFDKVFVGLGRASIYADIFPEGIWHMHSVGMNGGIVSPLILLFSLVGVTAFMMFAYKVFGVKTRLHNSWACGYKTSQKTQYSATGFAGPIRRFFTWLYKPDEHFEKQTIAGHETKFDASHYEVHVKPLFEKIFYINVAKAVNYISYWVYRLSHFEQTRYAAMIFNIMLVVLFSYRIFSHEFSWATFVLEFFVMMISVKILIIGDKK, encoded by the coding sequence ATGTTTGTTTTTGATACACTCTCTTTGGTTTTTGTCGCACTCATTTTACTAGGCGCAGTTCCAAATATTTTTTATTCAAGCGGATATCTGCCCCATATTGAGAGAAAAGCACACTACCAGTTGCACTATTTTGCATTTATCATCTCTATGCTCGGTGTTGTTGTCAGTGCGAATGCCCTTGTGTTCCTCTTTTTTTGGGAGCTGATGAGTCTCACTTCCTGGCAGCTTATTTTAACCGAGACAAAAGAGAAAGCCACCATCAAAGCAGCACGTTTTTATTTTATTATGACGCATTTCGGATTTCTCTTTTTACTGCTCTTCTTTCTCATTGTCACCGATGGAGATTTGGAAATGAGTTTTGCGAGTATGAAGCTTATCGCCTCACATTTTGCCTATCCAACCCTGCTCTTTTTCTTTTTGGTTCTTGGATTTTTAAGCAAAGCAGGAGCTGTCCCTCTACATGTGTGGCTGCCATATGCCCATCCGCAGGCACCAAGTCCGGTCTCCGCACTTATGAGCGGTGTCATGCTCAAAGTTGCCATCTATGGAATGTTTCGCTTTTTATTTGATGTGCTCTACCCTTGGCCGCTTGAATGGGGCATTGTAATCTTAACAATTGGAGCGCTCTCTTCACTTGTAGGTGTTTTATATGCCTTGAGTGAGCATGATATCAAAGCACTTTTGGCAAACCACTCTATTGAAAATATCGGCATCATTCTCATTGGTTTTGGCATGGGTATGATATTTGACACATTGGGTCTGCATACACTCAGTACCTTTGCTTTCATCGCAGCACTCTTTCATACTTTCAACCACATGAGTTTTAAATCACTGCTCTTTATGGGTGCAGGTTCGGTGCTGCATCAAACCCATACAAAAAATATGGAAAAATATGGCGGACTTATAAAGACAATGCCCATTACCGCACTGACCTTTCTTATAGCAGCCGTCTCTATCTCCGCTCTTCCGCCAAGTAACGGTTTTTTAAGTGAATGGATGATATTTCAATCAATGCTCAGCTCATCACATATTGACAATATCTCTTTAAAACTGGCCATCCCTTTTGCCATCTTCGCTCTGGCTATGACCGGTGGCCTGGCGATTGCCTGTTTTGTAAAAGCCTATGGCATCACCTTTTTAGGTCTGCACAGAAGCACCAATGCAAAGCATGCCCACGAAGTCAATTTCCTTATGAAAAGCGGTATGATACTGATGACCTTTGTCGTACTCTCTTTGATGCTTTTTACACCCTACTATATGGAGTACTTTGACAAAGTCTTTGTCGGGCTTGGCCGTGCCTCCATCTATGCAGATATTTTTCCTGAAGGTATATGGCATATGCACTCAGTCGGCATGAACGGCGGTATTGTTTCACCGCTTATTTTACTCTTTTCACTTGTAGGTGTTACCGCTTTTATGATGTTTGCATACAAAGTTTTCGGTGTAAAAACACGTCTGCACAACTCCTGGGCCTGCGGCTACAAAACATCACAAAAAACACAGTACTCGGCAACCGGATTTGCAGGACCGATACGCAGATTTTTTACTTGGCTCTATAAACCTGATGAGCACTTTGAAAAACAGACAATTGCAGGTCACGAGACAAAATTTGACGCTTCACATTATGAAGTGCATGTAAAACCGCTCTTTGAAAAAATCTTTTATATCAATGTTGCAAAAGCGGTCAACTATATAAGCTACTGGGTCTATCGTCTCTCACACTTTGAACAAACACGCTATGCTGCGATGATATTCAACATTATGCTTGTTGTACTTTTTAGTTACAGAATCTTTTCACATGAATTTTCATGGGCAACTTTTGTCTTGGAGTTTTTCGTCATGATGATTTCTGTCAAAATTTTAATTATTGGAGATAAAAAATGA
- a CDS encoding respiratory chain complex I subunit 1 family protein, with amino-acid sequence MIIYIVSIILLVLISPLLLSYIKATKMVLLFKRPISIFQGYRNFSKLMHKETIISEETSAITKYAPFLVLAPLIVVMFFLPPLVHGSYYVSFVDAFTITGLISLSTFFLMLLGLDSASAFGGMGSSREAFISALVEPAMVLTIFSVSLMAGNLGVGQAGVNLAEHFPKEHMASFLFAAISFFILLIAENGRIPVDNPETHLELTMVHEAMILDLTGVYLAIIETAASIKFVIFASLFASLFMPFGLEFAAPIAFLIFIAKLFLIATVVALLEVNTAKLRLFKIPNLLGLSIVFAFLSLITFYVLGA; translated from the coding sequence ATGATTATATATATTGTAAGTATTATTTTATTGGTGCTCATCTCACCTCTCTTACTCTCATACATCAAAGCAACAAAGATGGTACTGCTTTTTAAACGCCCTATTTCCATTTTTCAAGGCTACAGAAACTTTTCAAAGCTCATGCATAAAGAGACAATCATCTCAGAAGAGACAAGTGCCATTACAAAATATGCACCTTTTTTGGTTCTCGCGCCTCTCATTGTTGTCATGTTTTTTCTTCCGCCTTTAGTTCATGGTAGCTACTATGTAAGCTTTGTAGATGCTTTTACCATTACAGGGCTCATTTCGCTCTCAACATTTTTTTTAATGCTTCTAGGACTTGACAGTGCAAGTGCTTTTGGCGGCATGGGAAGCTCACGTGAGGCTTTTATCTCTGCTCTCGTTGAACCGGCTATGGTGCTTACGATCTTTTCTGTTTCACTCATGGCGGGTAATTTAGGAGTCGGACAGGCAGGTGTCAATCTCGCAGAGCACTTTCCAAAAGAGCATATGGCGAGTTTTCTTTTTGCTGCTATTAGTTTCTTTATCCTGCTCATCGCTGAAAATGGGCGTATTCCCGTTGATAATCCGGAGACTCACCTGGAGCTTACAATGGTGCATGAGGCGATGATACTTGACCTGACCGGTGTCTATCTAGCCATTATTGAAACAGCAGCTTCTATCAAATTTGTTATCTTTGCTTCACTTTTTGCTTCACTTTTTATGCCTTTTGGTTTAGAATTTGCAGCGCCGATTGCATTTTTGATATTTATTGCCAAACTCTTTTTAATAGCAACAGTTGTTGCCTTACTCGAAGTAAATACCGCAAAACTGCGTCTCTTTAAGATACCAAATCTTTTAGGACTCTCTATAGTATTTGCCTTTTTATCTTTAATTACATTTTATGTTTTAGGAGCGTAA
- a CDS encoding hydrogenase yields the protein MVDFLIGLFLASLIVALFTTRLYRLLLWYSMNSLMLGLLALIIGKNLDDDAMIITGIITIVVKAIAIPYILKNLSQKFHFIRQITPEIKVQYAIMLVPAILVFTFYLSEPITHMINTNANYVAVSISSLFLSLLLMMEHKNVAPKIVGFLSMENALFLLGITATNGMPMLVELGIFFDLLMAIVVINLLFHKEELKV from the coding sequence ATGGTTGATTTTCTTATTGGACTTTTTTTAGCCTCCCTTATTGTCGCCCTCTTTACCACACGGCTCTATCGACTGCTGCTGTGGTACTCAATGAACTCTTTAATGTTGGGTCTGCTGGCACTCATTATAGGGAAAAATCTGGATGATGATGCCATGATTATAACAGGTATCATAACCATTGTTGTCAAAGCGATTGCTATTCCTTATATTCTTAAAAATTTAAGTCAAAAATTTCATTTTATACGCCAAATAACACCGGAGATAAAAGTGCAGTATGCCATTATGCTCGTTCCGGCCATCCTGGTTTTCACCTTTTACCTCTCAGAGCCTATCACCCATATGATAAATACCAATGCCAACTATGTTGCAGTAAGCATCTCTTCCTTATTTTTATCCCTTTTATTAATGATGGAGCATAAAAATGTTGCACCAAAAATCGTAGGATTTCTAAGTATGGAAAATGCTCTCTTTTTACTGGGAATTACAGCAACGAACGGTATGCCGATGCTCGTAGAACTTGGTATCTTTTTCGATCTGCTCATGGCTATTGTCGTCATCAACCTTCTATTTCATAAAGAGGAGCTCAAAGTATGA
- a CDS encoding proton-conducting transporter membrane subunit, with product MNLTLLLLPAIIMFGVSFFKNDKAKYLLAFTSFVILGPIIELFLLPKPYNILGSYLVADKLDTYVLLVSSIVGIGVTLALLTLEKHVKVSPKAYRKFYRFFAIFWIGLIFSILSNHMGIYWIGLELATLSTVYMIKTNYTPAAHKEAWNYMIVGAIAVSLILFGIILMYASAKPILGEDAMQFDLLLAHAKEIPSPFLFEMGFAIATIGMFVKMGFFPMNLWLANIERASFYPVAALFSGILESAVIVGFFRFSKIAMEVNYNHLFIFVFIYTLLTIFIVAFLIFRAKDFMRLFSLSGVEHMALIVIFWVSGAPFAALLHFGAHAFLKPALFLSTGVLESNGKYKIAGALRGYKGIKGTLFWFLVSLFLLAIISLPPSPMFFSELYGFGAMISTAKESNHMLAMIGAILFLLALLSIIFYRFVAIYQSMKYEGKEEEKTVYSSELFALVIFAISLMALLLPSSLAYLKSIA from the coding sequence ATGAATCTTACCCTTTTACTGCTGCCTGCCATCATCATGTTTGGTGTCAGCTTTTTTAAAAATGACAAAGCAAAATATCTACTTGCCTTTACATCCTTTGTCATTTTAGGACCAATTATTGAGCTTTTCTTACTTCCAAAACCTTATAATATTTTAGGGAGTTATCTTGTTGCAGACAAGCTTGACACCTATGTTCTTCTCGTCTCTTCCATTGTCGGTATCGGTGTAACACTGGCACTTTTAACACTTGAAAAACATGTCAAGGTCTCCCCCAAAGCCTACAGAAAATTTTACAGATTTTTCGCTATTTTTTGGATTGGGCTTATCTTCTCCATTCTCTCAAATCATATGGGAATCTACTGGATAGGGCTTGAACTCGCAACACTCTCAACCGTCTATATGATCAAGACCAACTATACACCGGCTGCACATAAAGAAGCATGGAACTATATGATAGTCGGTGCTATCGCCGTTTCACTCATACTCTTTGGTATCATCCTCATGTATGCTAGTGCCAAGCCGATCTTGGGTGAAGATGCAATGCAGTTCGATTTGCTTCTGGCTCACGCAAAAGAGATACCATCGCCTTTTCTTTTTGAGATGGGCTTTGCCATTGCAACGATAGGTATGTTTGTTAAGATGGGATTTTTTCCAATGAACCTGTGGCTTGCAAATATTGAGCGGGCCTCTTTTTATCCTGTTGCAGCACTTTTTAGCGGTATTTTAGAATCAGCTGTCATTGTCGGTTTTTTTAGATTTTCAAAGATTGCAATGGAAGTCAATTATAATCATCTTTTTATCTTTGTATTTATCTATACACTGCTTACCATTTTCATAGTTGCTTTTTTAATTTTTCGTGCCAAAGATTTTATGCGGCTTTTTTCTCTCTCAGGCGTAGAGCACATGGCGCTTATTGTCATCTTCTGGGTAAGCGGTGCCCCATTTGCAGCCCTGCTTCACTTTGGAGCGCATGCCTTTTTAAAACCGGCTCTCTTTCTCTCAACCGGTGTGTTAGAGTCCAATGGAAAGTATAAAATAGCAGGAGCACTCAGAGGCTACAAAGGCATAAAGGGAACACTCTTTTGGTTCTTGGTATCACTCTTTTTACTTGCGATCATCTCTCTGCCGCCAAGTCCGATGTTCTTTAGTGAACTCTATGGTTTTGGAGCGATGATAAGCACGGCAAAAGAGAGTAATCATATGCTTGCCATGATAGGTGCGATTCTCTTTTTACTTGCACTGCTCTCCATCATCTTCTACCGTTTTGTAGCCATTTACCAGTCGATGAAGTATGAGGGTAAAGAAGAAGAAAAAACGGTATATTCAAGTGAGCTTTTTGCTCTTGTCATCTTTGCAATATCTTTGATGGCACTGCTACTTCCATCATCACTTGCATACCTAAAATCGATTGCGTGA
- a CDS encoding NADH-quinone oxidoreductase subunit C: protein MRLIARYAKELQNDFEIITVYEETIEKELVSKEQPKIKTLAKKYPAAIWFERKMHDDFGIIVEDAFDKRPLVQQERFPKDIHPLRKDFTNTQLEETEYIPYKYEAISGDGVFQVAVGPIHAGIIEPGHFQFSQAGEDMLHLEVRHFYKNRGIEKMLEGKTLREAKPVIERTSGNESIAYQICWRDIYLQASQQELPLALKKRHALLLELERVIHHLTDLGFIPNDAGFGAALAYGSKLAEDARRKMKELTGHRFGFGAIDFENHFIDTATFSEWLHELEESIEFFEDWIMDIPSLWDRFDTTGILSLKKALKYNTVGVVARASGLSLDRRINSFYLEHGFIMASEVSGDVGARFKVRLQEVKNSITMMQHFLEEDTSTLELSSIHDGSYHTFTESSIGELFMAIDIKDGVIERFFVRDPSFMNWQALHLMMRSDIIADFPLINKSCDLSYAGNDL from the coding sequence ATGAGACTTATAGCACGTTACGCAAAAGAGTTACAAAATGATTTTGAAATTATCACAGTTTATGAAGAGACGATAGAAAAAGAGCTTGTTTCAAAAGAGCAGCCAAAGATTAAAACTTTAGCAAAAAAATACCCTGCAGCCATCTGGTTCGAGCGAAAAATGCATGATGATTTCGGCATTATCGTAGAAGATGCTTTTGACAAACGACCTTTGGTACAACAGGAACGATTTCCTAAAGATATTCATCCTTTACGAAAAGATTTTACAAATACGCAACTTGAAGAAACGGAATATATTCCTTACAAATATGAAGCTATCAGCGGTGATGGTGTCTTTCAAGTCGCCGTAGGTCCGATTCACGCAGGTATCATAGAACCGGGACACTTTCAGTTCTCTCAGGCAGGCGAAGATATGCTGCATCTTGAAGTACGCCATTTTTACAAAAATAGAGGCATCGAAAAGATGCTCGAAGGCAAAACCCTGCGTGAGGCAAAACCTGTCATAGAACGTACCAGCGGTAATGAGAGCATTGCTTATCAAATTTGCTGGCGTGATATCTATCTTCAGGCCTCACAACAGGAACTACCGCTTGCACTTAAAAAGCGACATGCACTTTTGCTTGAACTTGAACGTGTCATCCATCATCTTACAGATTTGGGATTTATTCCAAATGATGCAGGTTTTGGTGCAGCACTTGCCTATGGGTCAAAACTTGCAGAAGATGCCAGACGCAAGATGAAAGAGCTTACAGGGCACCGTTTTGGTTTTGGAGCCATTGACTTTGAAAACCACTTTATAGATACGGCTACATTTTCTGAGTGGCTGCATGAGCTTGAGGAGAGCATAGAATTTTTCGAAGATTGGATTATGGACATACCTTCTCTTTGGGACAGATTTGATACAACAGGTATTTTAAGTCTCAAAAAAGCGCTCAAATACAACACTGTAGGCGTAGTAGCAAGAGCTTCGGGCCTCTCACTAGACAGAAGAATAAACAGCTTTTATCTTGAGCATGGTTTCATCATGGCAAGTGAGGTCAGCGGGGATGTTGGAGCACGATTTAAAGTACGCCTTCAAGAGGTAAAGAATTCTATCACGATGATGCAGCATTTTTTAGAAGAGGACACTTCTACTTTAGAACTCTCTAGTATACATGATGGTTCTTATCACACGTTTACAGAGAGTTCCATTGGTGAACTTTTTATGGCAATTGACATCAAAGATGGCGTTATTGAGCGCTTTTTTGTAAGAGACCCAAGCTTTATGAATTGGCAGGCACTTCACCTTATGATGAGAAGTGACATCATCGCCGATTTTCCACTCATCAACAAAAGTTGTGATTTAAGTTATGCGGGGAATGATTTATGA
- a CDS encoding NADH-quinone oxidoreductase subunit B family protein: protein MIKFWNKRVKHGVLTENIELDRELEKIKKEIQDSVKKKFAGSLAIRMVDSGSCNACEAECNALANPYYDLERLGIYFVASPRHADVMLLSGIMTFNMTPHAKEAYEQIPAPKWVISLGDCPAMQAPFEKTYAINAPAENHLPITHHIAGCPPSPLEIMQGLLEFLRKI from the coding sequence ATGATTAAATTTTGGAACAAACGGGTAAAACATGGTGTTTTAACAGAAAATATTGAACTTGACAGAGAACTTGAGAAAATCAAAAAAGAGATACAAGATAGTGTCAAGAAAAAATTTGCAGGCTCTTTGGCAATTCGGATGGTAGACAGCGGCAGCTGTAATGCCTGTGAAGCGGAATGCAATGCGCTTGCTAATCCTTACTATGATCTTGAGCGTCTTGGTATCTACTTCGTAGCAAGTCCGCGTCACGCAGACGTCATGCTCTTAAGCGGCATCATGACCTTCAACATGACACCGCACGCAAAAGAAGCATATGAACAGATACCTGCACCAAAATGGGTAATAAGCTTAGGTGACTGCCCTGCTATGCAGGCCCCGTTTGAGAAAACCTACGCCATCAACGCACCGGCAGAAAACCACCTGCCAATCACCCACCACATAGCAGGCTGCCCGCCAAGTCCACTTGAAATTATGCAAGGCTTACTGGAGTTTTTGCGAAAGATTTGA
- a CDS encoding metal ABC transporter permease, translating into MQIIELLWPAFVLAILLVYIHTIFGVEIIRRGVIFTDLAIGQVAAIGMALSVAFLDGAYQTALTLAFAVSAAIIIAWATKNVKNVEAFIGLLYALGISSIMLVLAKSAEGMELFSKLSAADILFTSSDELYKDAAIYIPISLVMFFLYPRTKGIAKELIFFIMLAFTVTSSVQSAGVLVVFALLIAPAYAGIVQKKFNPLYFAWMFGSLSIVIALYGSYNLDLPTGYSIIFVTVLFSLLFVVYKNVRSNLSQKLQ; encoded by the coding sequence ATGCAAATAATCGAACTTTTATGGCCGGCATTTGTGCTGGCAATTTTACTGGTCTATATTCATACAATTTTCGGTGTGGAGATCATTCGCCGCGGTGTGATCTTTACCGATTTGGCAATAGGGCAGGTAGCAGCCATCGGTATGGCACTGAGTGTTGCATTTTTGGACGGAGCCTATCAGACAGCGTTGACACTTGCCTTTGCGGTAAGTGCGGCTATTATCATTGCATGGGCGACAAAAAATGTAAAAAATGTCGAGGCGTTTATTGGGCTTTTGTATGCCCTTGGCATATCTTCAATTATGCTCGTACTTGCTAAAAGTGCAGAGGGAATGGAGCTTTTTTCAAAACTGAGTGCAGCTGACATCCTTTTTACCTCAAGTGATGAACTCTACAAAGATGCAGCTATCTACATTCCTATCTCTTTGGTGATGTTTTTTCTTTATCCAAGAACCAAGGGAATTGCCAAAGAGCTGATATTTTTCATAATGCTTGCTTTTACCGTAACATCATCCGTGCAGTCTGCAGGTGTGCTTGTCGTCTTTGCACTGCTTATAGCTCCGGCATACGCAGGAATAGTACAAAAAAAGTTCAATCCTCTCTATTTTGCATGGATGTTTGGTTCACTGAGCATCGTCATTGCTCTTTACGGCTCTTATAATCTTGATCTGCCGACTGGATATAGCATCATCTTTGTGACAGTACTTTTCTCACTGCTTTTCGTTGTTTATAAAAACGTTCGATCAAATCTTTCGCAAAAACTCCAGTAA
- a CDS encoding metal ABC transporter substrate-binding protein: protein MKKIFLTILLTAGSLFAEINVDATYATMGAIAKRIGGDNVHVVVLGSSKYDPHFIVPKPSLLAKLRRADLLIINGGGLELGWLPPLIKSANNGKIQVGAQGFLDMSHFIKMIDKPASVSRAFGDIHAQGNPHYSTDPHQVSIMAKAIAKKLSQIDPAHANEYQQNLEQFLAKWNAYLTNYDNKMAACKVKKIVQYHELYNYFLRRYDITNIGNIEPLPGIAPSSKHTLELINAMKANGVKKILQDVYHEKRTAKFIAAKTGATVSVIPHEVGAVKGSDTLENFYNTIAQRICK from the coding sequence ATGAAGAAGATATTTTTAACAATTTTACTAACGGCAGGTTCACTTTTTGCCGAAATCAATGTCGATGCAACATACGCAACAATGGGTGCTATAGCAAAACGTATAGGTGGAGATAATGTTCATGTTGTTGTACTTGGCAGTTCCAAATATGACCCGCACTTTATCGTTCCAAAGCCTTCACTGCTTGCGAAACTTCGTCGTGCTGATCTGCTCATCATCAATGGTGGCGGACTTGAACTCGGCTGGCTGCCGCCGCTTATTAAAAGTGCGAATAACGGTAAGATCCAAGTGGGTGCACAAGGATTTTTGGATATGAGTCATTTCATCAAAATGATAGATAAGCCGGCTTCGGTTTCTCGTGCTTTTGGTGACATTCATGCACAGGGAAATCCACACTATTCAACCGATCCGCATCAAGTAAGCATTATGGCAAAGGCAATTGCAAAAAAACTTTCTCAAATAGATCCTGCTCACGCAAATGAGTATCAGCAGAATTTAGAGCAGTTCTTAGCAAAATGGAATGCATATCTTACAAACTATGACAATAAGATGGCAGCGTGTAAAGTCAAAAAAATTGTACAGTATCATGAACTCTATAACTACTTTTTAAGAAGATACGATATCACCAATATCGGCAATATCGAGCCGCTTCCAGGCATTGCACCAAGTTCAAAACATACACTCGAACTCATCAATGCGATGAAAGCAAACGGTGTTAAAAAGATACTTCAAGATGTTTACCATGAAAAAAGAACAGCGAAATTCATAGCTGCAAAAACAGGAGCTACTGTATCTGTGATCCCACATGAAGTCGGTGCGGTAAAAGGCAGTGACACTTTAGAGAATTTCTACAATACGATAGCACAGAGAATATGCAAATAA
- a CDS encoding outer membrane beta-barrel protein, translating to MYKKVTFLSLFAAASLFGDSELDALKAQLKQQQEMTQKLLEKVNKLETKEAQEEAESENTALANAYAQDTSSSFSQNAYLPDIALIMNMSAVGRNVKNSDYENFAIPGFVDAGDAELPFNKERGFNLNYAEVAMHSMVDPYFEAFAIFHLHPDEFEIEEAYVTTTSLSAGLRVKAGKFRSAFGRINEKHQHSWNFDEQPIIYKALFGPDMISDPGLQVQWVAPTDTYIMAGVDAMQGSNDRSFGDVEKNNLYVGYIKSSLDLTDDLSVLGGVSFAHGKTDLEKDSDVYGVDLTFREQFNSYSALTWQSEYLQRNKDTNATVNPTQKQGGFYSELIYQYNNNYSAGIRYEKIIKNDTDLSAYNGINTDNLDKYTAMLQYKPFPFSRLRLEYSHDRTKVINDQRKDVDSVMMTLNIAAGAHGAHAY from the coding sequence ATGTACAAAAAAGTAACATTTTTATCACTATTTGCTGCAGCTTCGCTGTTTGGTGATAGTGAACTCGATGCCTTGAAGGCACAACTCAAACAACAACAGGAAATGACGCAGAAGCTGCTTGAAAAAGTGAATAAACTGGAAACAAAAGAGGCACAAGAAGAGGCAGAAAGTGAAAACACAGCATTAGCAAATGCTTACGCTCAAGATACATCATCCAGCTTCTCTCAAAATGCCTATCTGCCTGACATTGCACTTATCATGAATATGTCTGCCGTCGGACGTAATGTCAAAAACAGTGATTATGAAAACTTTGCGATTCCTGGTTTTGTGGATGCCGGCGATGCTGAACTGCCGTTTAATAAAGAGAGAGGGTTTAATCTCAATTATGCCGAAGTGGCGATGCACTCTATGGTCGATCCTTATTTTGAAGCCTTTGCAATTTTTCATCTTCATCCTGATGAGTTTGAGATAGAAGAGGCTTATGTGACAACAACGAGTCTGTCGGCAGGTCTGCGTGTAAAAGCAGGTAAATTTAGAAGTGCCTTTGGACGCATCAATGAAAAACATCAGCACTCTTGGAATTTTGATGAACAGCCTATTATCTATAAGGCTCTTTTTGGTCCCGATATGATCAGTGATCCGGGTTTACAGGTTCAGTGGGTGGCACCGACAGACACGTACATCATGGCAGGTGTTGATGCAATGCAGGGAAGCAATGACAGAAGTTTCGGTGATGTTGAAAAAAATAATCTTTATGTAGGTTACATCAAATCAAGTCTGGATCTTACTGATGATCTTTCTGTTTTAGGTGGTGTCAGTTTTGCTCATGGTAAGACAGATCTAGAAAAAGACAGCGATGTCTATGGTGTTGATCTTACTTTTAGAGAACAGTTTAACAGTTACAGTGCACTGACATGGCAAAGTGAGTATCTGCAACGAAACAAAGATACAAACGCTACAGTCAATCCGACACAAAAACAGGGTGGATTCTACTCTGAACTTATCTATCAGTACAATAATAATTACTCTGCCGGTATTCGTTATGAGAAGATTATTAAAAATGATACAGATCTAAGTGCATATAATGGTATTAATACTGATAATCTTGACAAATATACAGCGATGCTTCAGTATAAGCCGTTTCCTTTTTCTCGCTTGAGACTTGAATACTCTCATGACAGAACAAAAGTGATAAATGATCAAAGAAAAGATGTGGATTCTGTCATGATGACACTTAACATTGCTGCAGGTGCGCATGGCGCTCACGCATACTAA
- a CDS encoding class I SAM-dependent methyltransferase, protein MKQDCPLCQTPAPLFFTDTQRYCKCPTCDAVFVVREDLPKEDAEKERYELHDDDTANAGYRKFVSPITSNILKDFTQNDKGLDFGAGRSAIISTVLREHAYDIADYDPYFHNHPELLDRKYDYISSCEVIEHFYNPKKEFELLCEMLREGGKLYLMTDVYDESIDFASWYYKNDPTHVFLYTKKTFEYIKEFYGFRELTIEKRLIIITK, encoded by the coding sequence ATGAAACAAGACTGTCCACTCTGTCAAACACCGGCACCACTTTTTTTTACAGACACGCAAAGATACTGCAAATGTCCAACCTGCGACGCTGTTTTTGTTGTGCGTGAGGATTTGCCAAAAGAAGATGCCGAAAAAGAGCGTTATGAACTGCATGATGATGATACAGCCAATGCAGGTTACAGAAAATTTGTCTCGCCCATTACCTCCAATATCTTAAAAGATTTCACACAAAATGACAAAGGTCTTGATTTTGGAGCGGGGAGGTCTGCCATTATCTCCACGGTACTGCGTGAGCATGCGTATGACATTGCAGATTATGACCCATATTTTCATAATCATCCGGAACTTCTTGACAGAAAGTATGACTATATATCTTCCTGTGAAGTGATAGAGCATTTTTATAATCCCAAAAAAGAGTTTGAACTGTTGTGTGAGATGCTGCGTGAGGGAGGCAAACTCTATCTAATGACGGATGTCTATGATGAAAGCATTGATTTTGCTTCATGGTATTATAAAAATGATCCGACGCATGTCTTTCTCTATACGAAGAAAACATTTGAATATATCAAAGAGTTCTATGGTTTTCGTGAACTTACTATTGAAAAAAGATTGATAATCATTACAAAGTAA